One part of the Algibacter sp. L1A34 genome encodes these proteins:
- a CDS encoding pentapeptide repeat-containing protein, with protein MTNEIPKYIGDLLERYEKGEREFPNCDFEEHENLQHLTLDDSNLQGSTFFSADFTGTSFRNCNLKNCGFKCCKFDSIDFTNADLSGSLLSGAEFIDCKFSNTKFDGADWYGHTITTDEFMNRVIKQKQ; from the coding sequence ATGACTAACGAAATTCCAAAATATATAGGAGACCTTTTAGAAAGGTATGAAAAAGGAGAGCGTGAATTTCCAAACTGTGACTTTGAAGAACACGAAAATCTTCAACATTTGACTTTGGACGATTCTAATCTTCAGGGTTCTACATTTTTTAGTGCAGATTTTACTGGAACGAGTTTTCGGAATTGTAATTTAAAAAATTGTGGATTCAAATGCTGTAAATTTGATAGTATTGACTTTACAAATGCTGACTTGAGTGGAAGTCTTTTAAGTGGAGCAGAATTTATTGATTGTAAATTTTCGAATACTAAATTTGACGGAGCTGACTGGTATGGACATACAATTACAACTGACGAATTTATGAATCGAGTAATTAAACAAAAACAATGA
- a CDS encoding IS3 family transposase: MKLLIHQIYHRHKGRYGYRRISLEINKIGTLINHKTVLKLMRELGLKSLVRAKRYKSYKGRIGETAPNILQRNFKAIRPNKKWATDITEFKVLGKKLYLSPIIDLFNREIISYQLSEKPDFKQVAIMLKKSFKKIPDQTNLILHSDQGWQYQMKQYRRLLTEKGITQSMSRKGNCLDNAVIENFFGILKSELFYINKYKSISQLKKEIKVYIKYYNNERIKQNLNGMSPIEYRANYYQN; this comes from the coding sequence ATAAAACTATTGATTCATCAAATATATCATCGTCACAAAGGAAGATATGGCTATAGAAGAATCTCTTTAGAAATCAACAAAATAGGCACTCTAATAAATCATAAAACAGTACTCAAGTTAATGCGTGAATTAGGTTTAAAAAGTTTAGTCAGAGCTAAAAGATACAAGTCTTATAAAGGGCGAATAGGAGAAACAGCTCCTAATATATTACAACGAAATTTTAAAGCTATTAGGCCAAATAAAAAATGGGCTACCGATATTACAGAATTTAAAGTTTTAGGAAAAAAACTATATCTATCTCCAATAATTGATCTCTTTAATAGAGAAATAATAAGTTATCAATTATCTGAAAAACCTGATTTTAAACAAGTAGCTATTATGCTGAAAAAGTCTTTTAAGAAAATACCAGATCAAACAAATTTAATATTACATTCAGATCAAGGATGGCAGTATCAAATGAAACAGTATCGAAGATTATTAACAGAAAAAGGAATTACTCAGAGTATGTCTCGTAAAGGAAATTGTTTAGATAACGCTGTGATAGAAAATTTCTTCGGTATTCTAAAATCTGAATTGTTTTATATAAATAAATATAAGTCGATATCTCAGTTAAAAAAAGAGATTAAAGTCTATATAAAATATTATAATAATGAGAGAATTAAACAAAATTTAAATGGTATGAGCCCGATTGAATATCGAGCTAATTATTATCAAAATTAA
- a CDS encoding helix-turn-helix domain-containing protein gives MGRKVKYDYAFKLRCVKQVLKNHQTVEDVSKLYGCHHTTLHDWIRFYEKYGKKALLPRKTKVYSIPFKLKVLKAIDKDSLSFSQACLEFNIPTKSVIMKWQRNYKKEGIVGLNIKPRGKPKSMQFKRAKKKSNKPLTREEELLLENESLRAELDLLKKLQALIQQEQNKKQKP, from the coding sequence ATGGGAAGAAAAGTCAAGTATGATTACGCATTTAAACTTCGATGTGTAAAGCAAGTTTTAAAAAATCACCAAACAGTTGAAGATGTGTCTAAGTTATATGGTTGTCATCATACAACCCTTCATGATTGGATTCGATTTTATGAAAAATATGGTAAAAAAGCACTATTACCAAGAAAAACCAAAGTGTATAGCATTCCTTTTAAACTTAAAGTTTTAAAAGCTATTGACAAAGATTCATTATCTTTCAGTCAAGCTTGTTTAGAATTTAATATTCCTACTAAATCTGTAATTATGAAGTGGCAACGTAATTATAAAAAAGAGGGTATTGTAGGCTTAAACATTAAACCTAGAGGTAAACCAAAATCTATGCAATTTAAGAGAGCTAAAAAAAAGTCTAATAAACCTTTAACAAGAGAAGAGGAACTTTTATTAGAAAATGAATCATTACGTGCAGAACTGGACTTGCTAAAAAAGTTACAGGCCTTAATTCAACAAGAGCAAAACAAAAAGCAAAAGCCATAA
- a CDS encoding toxin-antitoxin system YwqK family antitoxin has translation MKLTILILLFSTISGFSQEIKFNLFLKDSCSNEIERSDYYHLEKDGTKYNISDFDGTIILLTKGEYKLVATEIGEVRKIVIDKLINSDTLVKPRIEEYIKKTNVSYKKGTSREQLKKLGIIPNYKFMNCEKVCDGIETDYYSNGKIRLKAEFKNGLVIGELKRYYQNGKIKEVSVYDNDGILIKTTLFNENGEIKKE, from the coding sequence ATGAAATTAACGATTTTAATATTACTTTTTTCTACCATTTCTGGATTTAGTCAAGAAATTAAATTCAATCTATTTTTGAAAGATTCTTGCTCAAACGAAATTGAAAGAAGTGATTACTATCATCTTGAAAAGGACGGAACCAAGTATAATATATCGGACTTTGACGGAACAATAATTCTTCTGACTAAAGGAGAGTATAAACTTGTCGCAACCGAAATTGGAGAAGTACGTAAAATTGTAATTGACAAACTAATAAATTCAGACACTTTAGTTAAACCGAGAATCGAAGAATATATAAAAAAGACAAATGTTTCCTATAAAAAAGGCACAAGTCGGGAACAACTTAAAAAACTTGGAATAATTCCTAACTATAAGTTTATGAATTGCGAAAAGGTTTGTGACGGAATTGAAACTGATTATTACTCAAACGGAAAAATTCGGCTGAAAGCGGAATTTAAAAACGGACTTGTAATCGGAGAATTAAAAAGATATTATCAAAACGGAAAAATTAAAGAAGTTTCTGTTTATGACAATGACGGAATTTTAATAAAAACAACTCTGTTTAACGAAAATGGAGAAATAAAAAAAGAATAA